A portion of the Coleofasciculus sp. FACHB-T130 genome contains these proteins:
- a CDS encoding thioesterase II family protein: MYCPKPNPLSSLRLFCFPYAGGGALNFRTWSQGLPVGVEVCAVELPGRGKRILEAPFTQALPLVQAIAHALLPYLDKPFAFFGHSMGALVSFEVARLLRRKYGISPVHLFVSGRSAPQLPAKEPPIHALPEPAFIEELRRLNGTPEAVLENVELMELLLPILRADFAVLETYVYAAEPPLQCPITAFGGLQDVKVSVERLEAWQQQTSAKFSLQMLPGDHFFVQSAQPLLLQFLSRELNLISTVGK; the protein is encoded by the coding sequence ATGTATTGTCCTAAGCCAAATCCTCTCTCCAGCCTGCGCCTGTTCTGCTTTCCCTATGCTGGTGGTGGGGCGCTCAATTTTCGCACCTGGTCTCAGGGTCTACCTGTGGGTGTCGAAGTTTGTGCTGTCGAACTTCCCGGACGAGGAAAGCGGATTTTGGAAGCGCCATTTACTCAGGCTTTACCTCTGGTGCAGGCGATCGCGCACGCCCTTTTGCCATACTTAGACAAGCCATTTGCCTTCTTCGGTCACAGCATGGGGGCACTCGTCAGCTTCGAGGTGGCTCGTCTACTCCGCAGAAAGTATGGGATCAGTCCAGTCCATCTGTTTGTATCCGGTCGCAGCGCCCCTCAACTCCCGGCAAAAGAGCCGCCCATCCATGCTCTGCCAGAACCCGCTTTTATCGAGGAACTGCGCCGTCTTAACGGGACTCCCGAAGCAGTACTAGAGAATGTGGAACTGATGGAACTGCTTCTCCCCATCCTCCGGGCAGATTTTGCCGTTCTTGAAACTTATGTTTATGCTGCCGAACCGCCGCTTCAGTGTCCTATCACTGCTTTTGGTGGTTTGCAGGATGTCAAAGTCAGCGTTGAGCGTCTTGAGGCTTGGCAACAGCAGACAAGTGCTAAATTCTCGCTACAAATGCTTCCCGGCGACCATTTCTTTGTGCAATCAGCTCAACCCCTGCTGCTTCAATTCCTTTCTAGAGAACTGAACTTAATCAGCACAGTTGGAAAGTAA